The following DNA comes from Deltaproteobacteria bacterium.
GATGAGTCAGGCAGGGGACTTGCCGGTAATTGGAGAGACTCTATGGATTCAAGGTTGACGAGAGCAGCATGCACTGATCTTCAGCCTGTTGAAGATATATATTCGAATGAATGGTTTACCGTTCGAAATCGTGGCGGATATTTTACGGTAGAGAACAGATTGCCGCAAGTTATGATATTACCCATTATTGGGGATAGTAGTGTTGTTATGATAAGAGTAAGGCGCCCGGTGTTGGATGATTGCCCCCTTGAATTGCCTGCAGGCGGGATGCTTGCAGGAGAAGCACCTGAGGATGGTGCTGCGAGAGAGCTTGCAGAAGAGACGGGTATCGTTATATCTGATAAATCTCGCTTTATTCCCATGCCGCCGCTTTCTGTCTCTCCAAATCGAAATCCTAATTTGATTTATGTATTCAGGGTGCATCTCAGTGAAAAGGAATATGAGAAAAGGCTGCCACATGATGAAGAAGTTGAGGGAATTGTATCTCTTGGCATTGATGATGTGAAAAAGAAGATTTGTAGTGGTGAAATTTACGTAACGACACCTGTTGCGGTCATCAGTTCCTATCTTTTCAGGGGCTAAAAAAAACGCCAAAATTAATTATTTAAGATATGAAAATGTTTCCTTCGAAAGAAAAGGATGTACCTAGACGATAAAAAGGTTTTTCTTGCCGGCGCTACCGGGTTGGCTGGAACCGCCATCATGCAGAGCATACTGAACAATCATCCCGGAGCAAGAGTAAGGGCGGCATATTATTCGAATACTGCTCCTTTTTTTGAGCATGAACGAGTGGAATATGTTCAAGGTGATCTGAAATCTCTTGATGATTGCAGGCGGATGGCAAAAGGGTGTGATGGTGCGATTATGTCGGCGGCTTTTACTGCCGGTTCGGGAATATTGACATCTGAGCCCTGGAAATATGTGAATGAAAATGTCATTATGAATTCCCGCATGTTGGAGGCTTTTCACCTTGAAGGTGTTAATCGGATTATCTTTATTAGTACTGCTTCGCTGTACCAGGAATTTGACGGACAGATTAAAGAGGATGAACTTGATCTAAACAAGGACCCTCATTCGGCCTATTATGGCGTTGGCTGGGTTAATAGATATATTGAGAAAATATGTAAATTCTGGCATACAAATTACGCAATGGAGGTAATTGTTGCGCGGGCTGCCAATATTTTTGGCCCCTATGCCAGGTTTGATCCAAAAACATCAAACTTTATTCCGGCTATTATCCGTAAGGCAGCAGACAAGATGGACCCATTTGAAGTATGGGGAAGTTCTGATGTGACAAGGGATGTTATCTATTCTGATGATTTTGCAAGGGCAATTATGTTGATGCTGGATAATGATAGAATAAAGTTTGATATTTTCAATGTTGGT
Coding sequences within:
- a CDS encoding NUDIX hydrolase; this translates as MSNCLFPGDESGRGLAGNWRDSMDSRLTRAACTDLQPVEDIYSNEWFTVRNRGGYFTVENRLPQVMILPIIGDSSVVMIRVRRPVLDDCPLELPAGGMLAGEAPEDGAARELAEETGIVISDKSRFIPMPPLSVSPNRNPNLIYVFRVHLSEKEYEKRLPHDEEVEGIVSLGIDDVKKKICSGEIYVTTPVAVISSYLFRG
- a CDS encoding NAD(P)-dependent oxidoreductase; translated protein: MYLDDKKVFLAGATGLAGTAIMQSILNNHPGARVRAAYYSNTAPFFEHERVEYVQGDLKSLDDCRRMAKGCDGAIMSAAFTAGSGILTSEPWKYVNENVIMNSRMLEAFHLEGVNRIIFISTASLYQEFDGQIKEDELDLNKDPHSAYYGVGWVNRYIEKICKFWHTNYAMEVIVARAANIFGPYARFDPKTSNFIPAIIRKAADKMDPFEVWGSSDVTRDVIYSDDFARAIMLMLDNDRIKFDIFNVGSGLRTTVGEVIQWALQYSGHSPSKIEYVSDRPTTINFRGLDCSKAKKALGWEPVMTVEEGVKKTTEWWIKNRSWWKK